TTCTTCAGCCAATTATTGAAAACAGTATCATACATGGTTTAAACCAGAGTGCAGGCAAGATAATAGTCAATGCGGAAATGACAGAAAATGAAGTAATCATCATTATAGAAGATAATGGCGGGGGAATGGATGAGCAGACATTATCTCAACTAAAAAGGAAGCTAATCCACTCTCACACTCTGGATAATAATACATCTAAAAATAATAAAGGGTTCTCGTCGATAGGAATATCAAATGTATATGAACGAATGTTTATGACTTTTGGCAAGGAATTCAAAATGGATATAAACAGTGAATTAGAAAAGGGAACGCAAGTCATTATGTCCATCCCTAAAGGAGGCAGGAGACCTAATGTACAAAGTAATGCTAGTTGACGATGACTATCCAGTAATAGAATTATTGTCTGAGGCAATTGAGTGGGGAAACCTGGGAGTAATGCTTCAAAGTACGCACGAAAATGGTGCAGCTGCCTTCGAAAAAGCTTTGTATGAGATGCCTGATATATTAATTACAGATATCGGCATGCCAAAGATGAACGGGATAGAACTAACGAAAATGCTAAAAGAGCTAAATCCCCAATTGCAGATTGTCATTTTATCGTGTCATTCTGAATTTGAATTCGCAAAACAGGCATTAAGGCTGCAAGTACAGGATTATTTAGTAAAGGACATGTTTGATCCTGAAGACCTGTGCCAGGTAATTAAAAGGATAGTAGATAACCTTGAAAAACAAAAAAAGAAAGACGTTAAGCAGGTTCAATTACAACACTTGTTGGATAAAAATAAGAACAGCATGAGGGAAAGGTTCATCAAGAAAACCATCAATCAAGCATCAGTGGATGAAAAAGAGTGGCTAAATGAGGCTGAATCTTTAGGACTTCAGTTAGATCGAATAGCATACACAGCTTCAATGGCAATAATCCATGATTACAATTTAGAAAAAGAAAGATACCTATCAGAAGATACTTTAACATTTGCCATTCAAAATATCGTCTCAGATATTATAAAAGATTCTAAAACTGAAGCAGTTTTCTTTAGTTTCGGGGCAAAAGAAATTCTACTGTGTTTTCCGAATCTACATAAACTGAAAAAAGGTTCCTTTGATGAAAAAAAAGAATGTATCCAAAAAATTCAAAAGGCATTAAAAAATTATTTTAATATAAATATATCTTTTATGATGGGGAAAAGTTTCTCTAGCTTTACTGAATTGAGAAACGAATTAATTCTTTTACAAAGTGCAAAACATCAGCGGTTTTATATGGCTCCAGGAACAATCAACAAAAGAGAAGTGGTACAGCCTGAAAATGATGACTTGTTTTCGAAATATGATGAAGCAGCTTCAGAATTTAGAGAGTTAATGGTCGTAAAAGATGAAAGTATGATAACCCCAATTGTTACCAAATGGATCACTTTCATTGAAGAAAAGAAGTTTCATCCTGAATTGGTAAAGGAATGGATGTTGAAACTGCTTCTAGATTTTAAGGTTAAATTACAGGCACTGCAATTATTTCGTTCTGAATATATAGTGGAGGGTCTGCATAATAAGATTATTTTGAGTAATAATTTATCTGAATTAAAAGTTCTGCTCATTGATTTCTTTAAATCCCTTTTGAAGCGTTCTCAAGCGGCTTATAGTCAAACAAAGCGAAGTGAAATTTTGGATGCAATTGGTTACGTTTCTAGAAATCTAGAAAAAAGAATCAGTCTGGAAGAGGTATCCAGCTACTTATTTTTAAACCAAAGCTACTTTAGCCGCCTGTTCAAGAAAGAAGTAGGTGAAAACTTTGTTGAATTTGTTACCAAAATGAAGATTACCAGGGCTAAGGAATTGCTTGAACAAACGCCTGACTCTGTAGGGAAAATTTGTGAACGTCTAGGATATGATAACCAAAGCTATTTTATTAAACTATTTAAAACCCATGTAGGGGTAACACCCATTGAGTTTCGAGGCGGGAAAGCATCTGCAGGGTAAAGTCCAGATTAAATTCTGGGCTTTTTTTTTCGTAAAATATAGCTGCACTCCTCGTATTATGATAAAAAGTAAAATTAATAGAGTGTTCAGTAAAAATAATTGCATAGTATTATATCTATTAAATATTATAATGATTTGTAAGCGCTTTTAAATAAGAGTGAAATAACTCCTTGAAAGGAATTAATAAACAAATGAGACATCATACATTCGCAAAAACACCTCCATTAGGCTGGAATAGCTGGGATTGTTACGGTGCAGCCGTTAGGGAAGAGGAAGTAAAAGGAAACGCTGACTACTTGGCTGAACAATTAAAACCGTTTGGCTGGGAGTATGTAGTGGTAGATATTCAATGGTATGAACCAGGTGCAGTCTCTTCGGTATACCGCCCATTTGTACCATTGGAAATGGATGAGTATTCTAGGTTAATTCCTGCCGTAAACCGGTTTCCTTCTGCAGAAGGAGGTAAAGGGTTCAAATCCTTAGCTGATTATGTACATAACCTGGGATTAAAATTTGGTATTCACATCATGAGAGGAATTCCGAGGCAGGCAGTTCATGCGAATACACCAATTTTAGGAACAAATGCTGGGGCAAGAGATATAGCCCATCCAAATTCAATTTGTCCATGGAATACGGATATGTATGGGGTCGATGCATCAAAAGAAGGGGCGCAGGAATATTATAATTCCCTTTTCCAATTATACGCAGAATGGGGAGTAGATTTTGTTAAAGTGGATGATATTGCCGCCTCGAGACTTTATCACATTCATAATGAAGAAATCGAACTGATTCGAAAAGCAGTTGATCACAGCGGGAGAGATATGGTCCTAAGCCTATCGCCAGGACCAGCACCACTTGAATATGCAGAGACCCTAAAGGCGAATGCCAACATGTGGAGAATGACGGATGATTTTTGGGATCAGTGGAGCCTGCTCTATGGAATGTTTGAAAGATGTGAAAAATGGGTTGAGCATTCTGCTCCGGGCCATTGGCCAGACTGTGACATGCTGCCTCTAGGTCATATCGGCATCCGTTCTGTTGATGGAGGCGGCAGTGACCGCTGGACGCGATTCACCAGAGATGAACAAGTAACAATGATGACTCTTTGGTCTATTTTCCGCTCGCCGCTGATGTTTGGCGGAGAACTTCGGGACAATGATGAATGGACCCTTTCATTACTTACCAATAAAGAAGTATTGGAATTAAATCAAAACAGCCATAGCAAGCGTCTTGTTTACCGTCAAGATGATAGGATTGTCTGGACCGCTAAAGATAGACAGAATCATACCTATGCGGCCCTTTTTAATGCAAGTGATGAACCTGCATTGGTACAAGTAACGTTGGAGCAGTTAGGCCTCTCATCCTCAGTATGTATGAGAGATGTCTGGAAACAGGAAGAGCTGGGTCATGCCCAAGATTTGATTAGCCAAACACTGCCGTCACATGGATCAATGCTACTTAAGCTTTATTGATTGAATCGTTTAAATACCTATTACTAGTTCATATGGAGGTTCTTGTTAATGGAAAATAAAGTAATAATCAACTCCGATATCCCAAAAGGAAAGATAAATAAAAATATTTATGGACATTTTGCTGAGCACCTTGGGAGATGTATCTATGAGGGGATTTGGGTGGGGGAGAATTCTTCCATTCCAAATACAAAAGGAATTCGTAACGATGTGTTAGCGGCATTGAAGAATATTAATGTCCCTGTGCTTCGATGGCCGGGCGGCTGCTTTGCGGATGAATACCATTGGAAGGATGGCGTCGGCCCAAGTGAAAGTAGGAAACGTATGGTTAACACTCATTGGGGCGGTGTAGTTGAAAATAATCATTTTGGCACACATGAATTTATGCTTTTATGTGAGCTGTTAGCATGTGAGCCTTATATATGTGGAAACGTCGGAAGTGGAACTGTCCAAGAAATGTCAGAGTGGGTTGAATACATGACTTTTGAAGGAGAGTCTCCAATGGCTAACTGGCGCCGGGAGAATGGTCAAGACGAGCCTTGGGAATTAACCTATTTTGGTGTCGGGAATGAAAACTGGGGCTGCGGCGGAAACATGCGTCCTGAATATTATGCAGACCTATACCGCCAGTATCAAACCTATGTAAGAAACTATGGGAATAACAAAGTTTATAAAATTGCCGGCGGCGCCAATTCTGATGATTATAATTGGACAGAAGTACTAATGAAGAATGCCCACTGGTTAATGAATGGATTAAGTCTTCATTATTACACGGTTCCAGGCGAGTCTTGGTCCAATAAAGGATCAGCTGTCGATTTCCCTGAAGCCGAGTGGTTTCAAACCATGAAAAAGGCCCTTCATATGGATGAATTAGTAACGAAACATAGCACCATTATGGACAAATATGATCCACAAAAACGCGTTGGATTGATTATCGATGAGTGGGGGACATGGTTTAACGTTGAGCCGGGAACAAATCCAGGATTCCTATATCAACAAAACACCATCCGCGATGCATTGGTTGCAGGTTTACACTTTAACATCTTCCACCACCACTGTGAGCGTGTACAAATGACGAATATTGCTCAAACGGTCAATGTGCTGCAAGCCATGATTTTAACAGAGGGTGAAAAAATGATTCTTACACCAACTTATCATGTGTTTGACATGTACAAGGTCCATCAGGATGCTGAGCTATTAGCGGTTGAATCTTCATTTGGCACTTATGAGTACAACGGAGAGGCTGTACCACAAGTAAGTGTATCGGCATCTAAGAATGCCGAAGGAAAAGTTCATATCAGTCTTTGTAATATTGATCCTACTAACAAAGCGGTATTAGATATTGACCTTCGTGGGATTAATGCTGCAGATACAAAAGTTTCAGGAACTATCCTCACCGCTGATACGATGAATGCTCATAATACATTTGAGCAGCCTGATGTCGTAAAACCAACAGAATTTACTAGTGTAACAGTTGAAAAGAACAAATTGACTATTAATCTTCCAGCCATGTCTGTTGTTACAATCGTTTTAGAGTAGGTTTGGTTTTCCTATTGCCAAAAAATATAACGCAAGAAGTCGGGCAAAGTCTTTAAGATAAAGACTTTGCCCGATTTTGGTAAAATCTAAAGATCTTTTCAGGTAGTGGGTTTCCTTACAGAATGTTCCCAACATATTGTTTTCGAAATTGACTGGGTGATAGTTTTTCTAGTTTTTTAAAGACCCTGCTAAAATATGCAGACTGGGTGAATCCGCAAACTTCTGAAATTCTATCCGTACTCCAATCTGTTGAAAGCAGCAGAATCTTAGCTTGGTCTATACGAATTTTATTAATATATTCAATCGGCGTACAGCCAAAAGCCTGGATCATACATCTTGCAATATGATTAGGATGGAACCTGAGGGCATGGCCAAGATCTTCGTAAGTGACCCTTTGGGCATAATTTTTCCTCAAATAGACAGCAGCTTTTTCTGCGACTGCAAATGCAGGCATAGAGTTTGCTAACTTCATATGTGTTGAAAGCTCCTGAAGTAATTGTTGAAAGAGAATTTGACGCTGCCATTCGCCAGTGTAGATTGACTCATCTTCAGAAGAAATAATTTTCGAGCATAGATGTTCGATTGTTTCCCAATTTGATAATTTACAATACTGAGGCAGTGTAATTCCGAAAGGATTTTCAACAAAAGCGTTTCTCCGCTCTCCAGTTGCTTTTTCATCATATTGGAAGGGTTTAGATGTCGTTAGGTCCTGCCAGCCTTTGGAAGCAGTGAAATGAAACCAAAAAAAGTGAGTAATTTGGTCACAGGGTGAGATAGAAAAATGGTGCCGGTCGGGGTAGAGGATTAGTGTATCCCCGCTGCTAACCTGGAATTGTTGCTCATCTTCACCCATGTGCAATCGTCCTTCTGTGACAACTAACAAATCAAAAACACCAATCTTGTTACGATTTATATGTGATTGCCCAATTTCAAATGTATTTTGACCAGCAGCAAGCAAAGTCGGCAGGGGAGGGGCAAATAATTGAAGCATTTCTATCTCCTTTTATGTTAGGATTGTGCAAATTTTTGTTATGATTTTGTATTTTATTCTTTAATTATAACCATATAATAGGTTCATAAATGTTTTATTTTTGTTACTAGGGTAAAAGAATTAAAGTTAAATATAAATACATATAAGGGGAGTTACGATAATAATATGTATTTATGTTTAAGCATCGGGGAGGGATTTAGTGAATGATGCAAAGCATGCGCTGGGTTTGGGGGTATATAAGGAATTTTCGAATAAGGTTATTTTGCGGCCTTTTTCTAGCATTAGTGGTTTCTGTGTTAAACATGCTTAACCCCTATTTTGCTGGGAAAATCGTTGATAAGGTTATTTATGGCCAAGAGAATGAACGTTTATGGATTTTTTTAGGTTCAATGATTGGCATAACCGTCATTAAGACAGTCGTTCGCTATAATTATCAGTTAATGTTCGAACGAGTTTCCCAAAGTGTCATCTTCACCATACGGGAAAAATTATATGACACACTGAACCAATTAGATTTCAGGTTTTTCGATCAGACAAAAACAGGAGATATCATGGCACGAATGACAGGGGATTTAGAAGCTGTCAGGCATTTTACTGCGTGGACAATTTACATGATATTTGAGAATATTACGATCCTGCTATTTGCCATTGGGTTTATGTTCTATATTCACCCGCCGTTAGCTTTAGCTATGCTTGCGGTTACACCGATTATTGGATTCTTTGCCATGCGTTTATCCTTTACGGTCAAACCAACGTTTTCAGCCATTAGGGGACAGTTTGCGAGGTTAAATTCAGTTGTGCAGGAAAACATTAGCGGAAATCGAGTCGTAAAGGCCTTTGCTAAGGAAGGGTACGAAATTGAAAAGTTTTCAAAAGAAAATGAAGCCTTCAAGGAGAAGAATCTTGCCTCCTCGAAAGTCTGGGAAAAATATTTGCCTATTCTCGATTCACTTGCAGGTGTATTAACAGTGGTAATGATCGTAGTTGGAGGATACATGGTCATTAATCAGTCCCTGACTATGGGTGAGTTGGTCACGTTTAATTCATTAATTTGGGCATTAAATAATCCAATGCGAATGGCTGGGTGGTTACTTAATGATGTCCAAAGGTTTGTTGCCTCGGCTGAAAAAGTGGAAGAATTATTAAATACAGAACCAGAAATAAAGAATGAAACAAAAAGGTACAATGTTAAGCAATTCAAAGGTATTGTGGAATTTGACCAAGTTTCCTTTAGTTATGGGGACGAACAAGTATTGAATGATATAAGCTTCAAGATTAGACAGGGACAAACGGTAGGCATTATCGGTCCTACTGGGGCCGGTAAATCGACATTAGTCAATCTTCTTAGCAGGTTTTATGACGCTTCCAAAGGGGAAGTAAGATTGGATGGACTTAATGTAAGAGATTGGGATATTCATAAATTGAGAAATAGCATGGCTACAGTTATGCAGGATATATTTCTTTTTTCAGATACGATTGAAGGAAATATAGCTTATGGGAATCCAAATGCCTCCGTCCATGCTGTTCAAGCCGCGGCTAAAATGGCAGAAGCAGATGATTTTATTTCAAAGCTGCCAGAGGGGTACGATACTATTATTGGAGAACGGGGAGTAGGTCTTTCCGGAGGACAGCGGCAACGGATTGCATTAGCGCGGGCGATATTAAAAGATCCATCCATCTTAATTTTGGACGATACAACATCCGCGTTGGATATGGAAACTGAGATGCGCATCCAAAGAACCTTAAAATCATTTCTAAAGGAAAAAACCTGTTTTATTATTGCTCATCGTATTTCTTCAGTAAAGGATGCAGATTTAATTCTTGTAATGGAAAATGGCACAATCATTGAAAGAGGGAATCATAAAGAATTGCTTGCGAAAAAAGGGAGTTACTTTAAAGTGTTTAAAAATCAAGTTGGAAATTTTGATGGTGTGCATGACCTTGAGGAGGTGAACTATCTCAATGGCTCGCAATAAATTTGATGTGGATGAAGAGTTGGAATCTCCATTTAGTTTTATACAGCTTAAGCGGTTGATGGTTTATTTAAAGCCTTACAAAAAAAAGATCCTATTTACTGTTTTTATCATGTTGTTTGCCAGCGGGGCAAACTTAATTGGACCGTATTTAATTAGTAAAGCCATTGACGAGGAAATTCCGGGCAAGGATTTAGGTGGATTAATGGTTCTTGCAGGTATTTACTTAATTGCCATAATCATCACTGGGATATGTATGAAATATAAAATTAGAATGATGTCCCAGATTGGGCAAAGTGTCATTGTCCAGATTAGGAAAGACCTGTTCACTCATTTACAAAAGTTATCATTTACCTTCTATGACAGCCGACCGCATGGGAAGATTTTGGTGAGGGTGGTAAACTACGTAAACTCCTTAAGTGATTTATTATCGAATGGATTAATTAATTTGATTACTGACCTTTTCAGTCTTCTCGTGATTCTAGGTTTTATGTTAGCGATTGATGTTAAGTTAACTCTTTTGGCGATGATTGGGTTTCCAATCCTTGCAGCCGTTATCCTGCTAATTAAAAATGCCCAGCGGAAAGCATGGCAGGTGTTAAGTAACAAACAATCCAACTTGAATGCTTATATTCATGAAAGTATTAATGGCATTAAAGTGACACAAGCTTTTACAAGGGAAGAAGAAAACAAACGAATTTTCAGTGAAGTATCTGATAGTTATAGAAGCTCGTGGATGAGGGCAGTGAGAATCCAGTTCCTGCTATGGCCATCAATTGAAAACATTTCAGTACTTACGACCTCACTCATTTATGTTGTCGGCATCTCTCTTATTGGTGATGGAGTAACAGTTGGAGCATTGGTTGCTTTTGTTGGGTACATAGGAATGTTTTGGGCACCAATAGCGAATATCGGGAATTTTTATAATGCTATTATTAATGCCACGGCATATTTAGAAAGAATATTTGAAATGATTGATGAAAAACCGACAGTTAAAGATCTTCCGATTGCGTCTGAGCTACCTTTAATAAAGGGGAAAGTGGAGTTCAAAGATGTTACGTTTGGATATGAAGAAGGAGAGAAAATCCTTAAAAACATTAATCTAAGTGTGAATCCTGGTGAAACGATTGCTCTAGTTGGAGCTACAGGTTCAGGAAAGACAACGATAGTCAGTTTACTTAGTCGTTTTTATGATGTAAGCAGCGGCACGATTGAAATAGACGGAGTTGATATTCATTCTGTAACCATTGCCTCTCTTAGAAAGCAGATGGGTGTCATGCTTCAGGATCCTTTTATTTTCTCTGGTACGATTATGGATAATATCCGTTATGGACGACTTGATGCTACAGATGAAGAAGTGATGGAAGCAGCGAAAGCTGTCCAGGCTCATCCATTTATTAGTGGATTGTCTGAGGGGTATAAAACAGAGGTAAATGAGAGAGGCACAAGACTTTCTACTGGACAGAGACAGCTGATTTCATTTGCACGAGCGCTTTTGGCTGATCCGAAGATATTAATTCTTGATGAGGCAACATCATCCATAGATACAGAAACAGAGCTTGCCTTACAAAAAGGACTAGAAACACTGTTAGCAGGGAGAACATCCTTTATTATTGCACATCGTCTTTCCACCATACAAAATGCAGACCGTATCCTTGTTATTGATAAAGGCAAAATCATAGAGGAAGGTTCTCATAAAGAATTAATAGGACAAAAAAGTTACTATTGGAAGCTGCATCAATCACAGTATCAATCCTTAGAAGTGGGATAAGTCAAAAAAGTAAGAGTGTGAAGTAAAGTGACCCAATAGGGAATTTTCCTTTTGGGTCACTTTCGTTTAAAGCATAGGATGGTCTTTCCTAAAGGAGGAAGCAAGTAAAATGTACAAAGTAATGCTAGTCGACGATGATTTTCCAGTAATAGAAATGTTGTCAGAATTAATTGAATGGGAGAAACTGGGAGTGACACTGCATAGTACACACGAAAATGGCAAAAGTGCATTTGAAAAAGCTTCCGAGGAGATGCCGGATATATTAATTACCGATATCGGTATGCCCCAAATGAATGGGATTGAACTGACTAAACAGTTAAAAGAGATAAATCCGAATTTACAGGTAGTTATTTTATCCTGCCATACGGAATTTAAATTTGCCAAACAAGCATTAAATCTAAGGGTGCAGGACTATCTAGTTAAAGACATGTTTGATTCAGAAGAATTTTGCCAAGTAATCAAAAAAATAGTAGAAAACCTGGAGAGAAAAGATAGTCAAAATTTTGTATATATAAATCAAAATACCGTTAATATTTTCAACTTGCCCTAATTTATAATAAAAGGAATTGGATTAGGAGGTAGAAATTTTTGCTAACAGCCGGGCTTAAGAGTTTAGTAGGGTCTCAAACTTCTCTATTGTTTCCTACTAGGGAATCCAAAGTAAATTGGTGGAAAGATATAAGACAAAAACCTGCTTATCAACTGCTTCTTAATGAAATTAGAGATGAAGGGGATAGACTTTTAAAAGAAAGCGATCCTGAACTGACGTTTTCTCTGTTCAAAATCTTTGGGGAAACAGGATCCCGCCTAGAATTTGAGAAGATTTATTTCGAAAAGCGGAGACGACTAACGACCTTTGCAATTATGGTGTTACTTGAACCTGAAAAAGACGAATATTTGGCGGCACTAGAAAACACGATATGGTCCGTTTGCAATGAATATTCCTGGTGTCTGCCTGCACATCTACAAAATAGTCCGGAAACATCGGTGGACGTTCATTACTCACTCGATAATCCGGTTAAGAAAGAGTATTCTATTGATCTATTTGCCGCTGAAACGGCCTTTGCGTTAGCTGAAATAGTAAAACTAACGGAGGATTCTTTAAATCCACAAATTTGTAAGCGCATTTATGAAGAAATATATAATAGAATCTTTTTCCCTTTTAAAGAAAAAACCTTTGGCTGGGAGAAACAAACACATAATTGGGCAGCTGTATGTGCGGGATCCATTGGTTGTGCAGCACTGCATTTAATCCAAGATCAAGATGTACTTGCCATCATTTTAGAACGGGTAATGGACGCAATGGATTCTTACTTAAAAGGTTTCCAGGATGATGGGATATGCCTTGAGGGGTACGGTTATTGGGAATATGGTTTTGGGTATTATGTCTATTTTGCAGATTTATTGAAAAAGAAGACAGAAGGAAGGTTGAACCTATTCGACTCTGAAAAGGTTCATCAAATTGCTCTTTTTCAACAAAGGACCTTTTTAAATCGGAATCTTGTTGTTAACTTTTCAGACTCACATCCGACCGCTTCTGTTTTTCTGGGGCTGAGCCATTATTTAAGCAAAATTTATAGTGATTTCGAAGTTCCAGAAACCTATCTTCGTTCTCATTATACGGACGACCATTGCAGCAGATGGGCTCCAGCAATCCGAAATCTATTGTGGTTTGATGAAGATTCTCTTCCATTACCTTGGAGAAATGGCACCCATTATTCAAAGGATTCGGAATGGTTTCTTTCGAGGCACATTTGTGAATTGGGAAGTTTTGCATTTGCAGCAAAAGGCGGACATAACGACGAGCCTCATAACCATAACGACATTGGCCACTTCATTTTGCAAGGAAATACAGAAGTGTTCTTTAAAGATTTAGGAAGTGGTTTATACAGTAAGGATTACTTTAGTGAAAAACGCTATTCTTTTTTATGTAATGGCTCCCAAGGACATTCTGTTCCAATAATAAATCACCAATTTCAAAAAGCTGGAGCAGAAAAATCTGCTGACATTCTTCATGTTTCTATAGGAGAAGAGGTTGATATCTTTGAAATGGATATTGCAAATGCGTATGAGGTTGAGAGTCTTCAAAGAGTAAAGCGAAGATTTACATGGATAAAAACAAATCAACCAAAACTGATATTGGAAGACGCATATTCTTTTGCTGAGCAGCCAGATTCAATCGTGGAACGGTTCATTACACCTGTATTAGTAATCACAAAGACCAAAGATGGAGTCATTCTAGAAGGGCAGAATAAAGTAAGAATTTCATATGATACGAGGCAGCTTAAGCTAGAGACAAAATTGATTCCTTTTATCAATCATTTCGGTAAGTCAGAAGATATTCTAGCCCTCGACTTTATTGTACTGCACCCTGATAGGGAGTGTAGTGTCGAGTTGGCATTTCAATTTGAATAGACGGGGTGAAGAGATTGACTGAACAACAGTGGATAGAAGAAGCGTGGGAAAATGTCACGAATAAAATTAGTAGAACAAGTAAGAGAATAGGTGCGAACTTTCCTCATGCCAGTGAGAATGGGCAGTATGTACTTGCAGAACCTCATTGGTGGACTGCTGGTTTCTGGCCGGGACTATTATGGCTTATTTATCGAGATTCAAAAAATGAGAATTTAAGACTACTAGCGGAGGAATGTGAGGACAAGTTAGATATTGTCCAACGAGACTATTACAAACTTGATCATGATATGGGTTTTATGTGGACATTGACCAGTGTTGCTAGGTATAAAATCTTGGGTGAAGAAGAATCGAAACGGCGTGGACTGATAGCAGCAAATCTATTAATGGGGCGCTTTAACCCAAATGGTAACTATATTCGAGCATGGAATCCATGGACCGAAGGAGAAGACAATAGTGGAATTGCCATTATTGACTGTATGATGAACCTGCCGCTCTTGTACTGGGCATCTGAAGAAACAGGTGATCCAAGGTTCAAAGGTGTTGCCCAAAAGCATGCCGAAATGGTAGTAGATCACTTTATCCGAAGCGATGGCGGAGTTCACCATATTATTCGGTTCGACCCTAATAACGGTGAAAAGATAGAAGCGCTGGGCGGGCAGGGGTATGCGCCGGAATCTGCCTGGTCTCGGGGTACCGCATGGGCCATTTACGGACTCACGCTAACTTACCATTATACAGGTGAAGAAAAATATCTAGATTATGCCAAGCGGGTTGCTCATTTTTTTATTTCTCACTTGTCGGAAGATTTCGTACCAGATTGGGATTTTCGTCTTCCGAAAGAAGTAGATTCACCAAAGGACTCTTCAGCAGGAGCCATAGCTGCGTGCGGCCTTCTCTTGCTTGCTGACAAAGCAGCTTCCGAAGAGTCCCCTATATATAAGAAAGCAGGAGTAAGGATTCTTCAGTCCTTATACAACCATTACAGTGATTGGGAAGGATCAGAAGAGGGATTAATTCTCCATGCAACAAGTCATTTCCCACAAGGAAAATATACGGATAATCCTCTCATATATGGTGACTATTATTTTGTCGAGGGTCTAGCGTATTTAAAAGGGTTTAAAGATTTATTTTGGTAGATTGATAGCTGAAGGAAAAAAGGAACCATTTCTCTGTCAGGAGGGAAGTTTATGATAAAACTCGATTTACCTATTCAGAAAAATCCACTTCAATCACGGGAGGATTTGAGTGACGCTGTAAAACAAATCTTAAACCCATTAATGCCTTTATACTCAAAGGGGAAAACCCTCCTCCAATTAGGCAGTACAGGGGCAGGTTATTCAGATTCTCTAGCTGGAATGGAAGGGTTCTCAAGAATATTATGGGGACTTGTCCCCCTGTTAGCGGGTGGAGAGGAATCGGAAATCTGGGATATACACCTGCAGGGCATAAAGAATGGTACAGACCCTTCTCATGAAGAATATTGGGGAGATATCGCAGACTTTGATCAGCGTGCTGTAGAAATGGCGGCATTTGGATATGCACTCGCGCTCATTCCTGAAAAGATTTGGGACCCTTTAAGTGATTTGGAAAAATTTAATTTGTTCCAGTGGCTAAATCAAATCAACACAATCAAAGTTTATGATTGCAACTGGTTATTTTT
This Neobacillus sp. YX16 DNA region includes the following protein-coding sequences:
- a CDS encoding response regulator, producing MYKVMLVDDDYPVIELLSEAIEWGNLGVMLQSTHENGAAAFEKALYEMPDILITDIGMPKMNGIELTKMLKELNPQLQIVILSCHSEFEFAKQALRLQVQDYLVKDMFDPEDLCQVIKRIVDNLEKQKKKDVKQVQLQHLLDKNKNSMRERFIKKTINQASVDEKEWLNEAESLGLQLDRIAYTASMAIIHDYNLEKERYLSEDTLTFAIQNIVSDIIKDSKTEAVFFSFGAKEILLCFPNLHKLKKGSFDEKKECIQKIQKALKNYFNINISFMMGKSFSSFTELRNELILLQSAKHQRFYMAPGTINKREVVQPENDDLFSKYDEAASEFRELMVVKDESMITPIVTKWITFIEEKKFHPELVKEWMLKLLLDFKVKLQALQLFRSEYIVEGLHNKIILSNNLSELKVLLIDFFKSLLKRSQAAYSQTKRSEILDAIGYVSRNLEKRISLEEVSSYLFLNQSYFSRLFKKEVGENFVEFVTKMKITRAKELLEQTPDSVGKICERLGYDNQSYFIKLFKTHVGVTPIEFRGGKASAG
- a CDS encoding glycoside hydrolase family 27 protein, with translation MRHHTFAKTPPLGWNSWDCYGAAVREEEVKGNADYLAEQLKPFGWEYVVVDIQWYEPGAVSSVYRPFVPLEMDEYSRLIPAVNRFPSAEGGKGFKSLADYVHNLGLKFGIHIMRGIPRQAVHANTPILGTNAGARDIAHPNSICPWNTDMYGVDASKEGAQEYYNSLFQLYAEWGVDFVKVDDIAASRLYHIHNEEIELIRKAVDHSGRDMVLSLSPGPAPLEYAETLKANANMWRMTDDFWDQWSLLYGMFERCEKWVEHSAPGHWPDCDMLPLGHIGIRSVDGGGSDRWTRFTRDEQVTMMTLWSIFRSPLMFGGELRDNDEWTLSLLTNKEVLELNQNSHSKRLVYRQDDRIVWTAKDRQNHTYAALFNASDEPALVQVTLEQLGLSSSVCMRDVWKQEELGHAQDLISQTLPSHGSMLLKLY
- a CDS encoding alpha-N-arabinofuranosidase encodes the protein MENKVIINSDIPKGKINKNIYGHFAEHLGRCIYEGIWVGENSSIPNTKGIRNDVLAALKNINVPVLRWPGGCFADEYHWKDGVGPSESRKRMVNTHWGGVVENNHFGTHEFMLLCELLACEPYICGNVGSGTVQEMSEWVEYMTFEGESPMANWRRENGQDEPWELTYFGVGNENWGCGGNMRPEYYADLYRQYQTYVRNYGNNKVYKIAGGANSDDYNWTEVLMKNAHWLMNGLSLHYYTVPGESWSNKGSAVDFPEAEWFQTMKKALHMDELVTKHSTIMDKYDPQKRVGLIIDEWGTWFNVEPGTNPGFLYQQNTIRDALVAGLHFNIFHHHCERVQMTNIAQTVNVLQAMILTEGEKMILTPTYHVFDMYKVHQDAELLAVESSFGTYEYNGEAVPQVSVSASKNAEGKVHISLCNIDPTNKAVLDIDLRGINAADTKVSGTILTADTMNAHNTFEQPDVVKPTEFTSVTVEKNKLTINLPAMSVVTIVLE
- a CDS encoding AraC family transcriptional regulator, producing MLQLFAPPLPTLLAAGQNTFEIGQSHINRNKIGVFDLLVVTEGRLHMGEDEQQFQVSSGDTLILYPDRHHFSISPCDQITHFFWFHFTASKGWQDLTTSKPFQYDEKATGERRNAFVENPFGITLPQYCKLSNWETIEHLCSKIISSEDESIYTGEWQRQILFQQLLQELSTHMKLANSMPAFAVAEKAAVYLRKNYAQRVTYEDLGHALRFHPNHIARCMIQAFGCTPIEYINKIRIDQAKILLLSTDWSTDRISEVCGFTQSAYFSRVFKKLEKLSPSQFRKQYVGNIL